The Zingiber officinale cultivar Zhangliang chromosome 2A, Zo_v1.1, whole genome shotgun sequence genomic sequence TATTTGGATGAACAGTGAgaatttattttatttccttaGGTTAACCCCCCTTCATTTTAACATTCAACTACTACAGGAGGCGactttttaatatgatcaataaTCTTCCTACTATATATGAAGTTGTAACTGGAACTGCCAAGAAACAGTCCAAGGAAAAGACCTCAAATAGCACCAGCAAGAGAAAGGCGAGCTCTAAAACCGTAAGTTCTTTTGTCAGTCTCTGTTGCTTCTAATTTATATGCAGATTTCCAACAGCAAAATCGTCTCAACAGGGCGAGTCCCAGCCCAAGGTGGCAAAGATACTACCACCTCCAAAGGAAGACGAAGACAGCAGCACGGatgatgaggaagaggaagacgagCACGAGAACACCTTATGTGGTGCATGCGGTGACAATTATGCCCACGACGAGTTCTGGATATGTTGCGACGTATGCGAAAAGTGGTTCCATGGGAAATGTGTGAAGATCACTCCTGCCCGAGCGGAGCACATAAAACAGTACAAATGCCCGAGTTGCAGTGCCAACAAGAGGGCTAGAGCTTAAAGCAGCAAATGTATCTGCCTCTTAGATGGTTAATCAATAGGGCCAAGACATCAATTTCATGCTGCAAGGAGCAGACAACTTAAGCAATTCGATTATTTGTGTGCCTGTTTCGGTAGTTTGTTTGTTAGGAGTTGTGATTAAATTTAGGGTTCGTGTTAGGCAATCTTTTGTTGTTAGGGATTCAGATTAGCAAAATGCTGTATTTACTACTCAAACTAATTCAGATGTGTGCTTGCATTGTGGCCCTGACAGTTTAGATTTTGAGTATATTATAGACCAAATTAACAATATATATACCCTCTAATTCATCCAAATCATTTGTTAATATTTACAAACACAATAAATTTACAAGAACGTTAGTTTTTAGAGGAATTAAACAAGTCTTCTACCAAAGAATATAAATGTCagttcactcaa encodes the following:
- the LOC122041647 gene encoding PHD finger protein ALFIN-LIKE 8-like, producing MDSAGGGAYSSRTAEEVFRDFRGRRAGMIKALTTDVEKFYKQCDPEKENLCLYGLPNETWEVTLPAEEVPPELPEPALGINFARDGMEEKDWLALVAVHSDAWSLAVAFYFGARFGFDKESRRRLFNMINNLPTIYEVVTGTAKKQSKEKTSNSTSKRKASSKTGESQPKVAKILPPPKEDEDSSTDDEEEEDEHENTLCGACGDNYAHDEFWICCDVCEKWFHGKCVKITPARAEHIKQYKCPSCSANKRARA